The following proteins are co-located in the Marispirochaeta aestuarii genome:
- a CDS encoding ATP-binding cassette domain-containing protein, which produces MGGKKILEMREITKTFPGVRALDRVSFAVEEGEIHCLVGENGAGKSTLMKVLSGVHPHGSYEGSIIFDGKEQTFRHISDSEKTGIAIIYQELALVPEMTVYENIFLGHELASGGLVNWNETIKQAEVALKKVGLKINPDTKVKDLGVGRQQLVEIAKALSRDVRLLILDEPTAALNEDDCDNLLNLIKDLKNQGVTSIMISHKLKEVIRIADTVTVLRDGQTICTLDAKAGEVSEGVLIKHMVGREINNVFPRREHKVEDDLVLEVRDWTAYNARTGRYDLKDVSFNVKKGEIIGFAGLMGSGRTELARSIFGNPDHYRLEGEMSLNKKNVRFSHPEDAIKAGIAYVSEDRKKNGLVLIQDVKQNVTLANLKALAKNSIVDDNAEVKIAGEYREALNIKTPSLEQQVMKLSGGNQQKVQVAKWLFVKPHVLILDEPTRGIDVGAKYEIYTIMNKLVAEGMSIIMISSELPEVLGMSDRIYVVSEGRITGELPVEEATQEKIMHLATN; this is translated from the coding sequence ATGGGTGGAAAAAAGATCCTTGAAATGCGCGAGATTACCAAGACCTTTCCCGGGGTCAGGGCCCTGGACAGGGTAAGCTTCGCAGTTGAAGAAGGTGAAATTCACTGTTTAGTAGGGGAGAACGGGGCCGGAAAATCGACCCTTATGAAGGTTCTCAGCGGTGTGCATCCCCATGGTTCGTATGAGGGATCTATCATTTTTGATGGGAAGGAACAAACCTTCCGACACATCAGTGACAGCGAGAAAACAGGAATAGCCATTATCTATCAGGAGCTTGCTCTTGTTCCGGAGATGACGGTCTATGAAAACATTTTTCTGGGGCACGAACTGGCTTCAGGGGGCCTGGTTAACTGGAACGAAACCATAAAGCAGGCGGAAGTGGCTCTTAAAAAAGTCGGGCTCAAGATAAATCCGGACACCAAAGTCAAGGATCTGGGGGTGGGGCGGCAGCAGCTTGTGGAGATCGCAAAGGCCCTCAGCCGGGATGTGCGGCTCCTGATCCTCGACGAGCCGACAGCGGCCCTGAACGAGGACGACTGCGATAATCTTCTGAACCTGATCAAGGATTTAAAGAATCAGGGTGTAACGAGCATCATGATCAGTCACAAACTGAAAGAGGTAATCCGTATTGCCGACACCGTGACTGTTCTTCGGGATGGACAGACTATCTGCACCCTGGATGCCAAGGCCGGTGAGGTTTCGGAGGGTGTTCTGATCAAACATATGGTTGGCCGGGAAATAAACAACGTATTTCCACGACGTGAACACAAGGTCGAAGACGATCTCGTTCTGGAGGTTCGAGACTGGACAGCCTACAATGCAAGAACCGGACGTTATGATTTAAAGGACGTAAGCTTCAATGTCAAAAAGGGAGAGATAATCGGATTTGCAGGCCTCATGGGGTCCGGACGAACGGAACTCGCCCGCAGTATCTTCGGGAATCCGGATCATTACCGTCTGGAAGGCGAGATGAGTCTGAACAAGAAGAATGTTCGTTTTTCCCATCCCGAAGACGCGATAAAGGCGGGTATCGCCTATGTGTCGGAGGACCGTAAGAAGAACGGTCTGGTGTTGATCCAGGACGTTAAGCAGAATGTCACTCTGGCCAACCTGAAGGCTCTGGCAAAGAACAGCATTGTGGATGATAACGCAGAGGTCAAGATAGCCGGGGAATACCGGGAAGCTTTGAACATCAAGACCCCAAGTCTCGAACAGCAGGTTATGAAGCTCTCCGGAGGTAATCAGCAGAAGGTCCAGGTGGCCAAGTGGTTATTTGTAAAACCCCATGTTCTGATCCTGGATGAACCGACCAGGGGAATAGATGTTGGCGCGAAATACGAGATCTATACCATTATGAACAAACTGGTTGCCGAGGGGATGAGCATTATTATGATCTCC